In a genomic window of bacterium:
- a CDS encoding prohibitin family protein, which translates to MDGYRPPIGGKGILSIIIGVLILMLLFRTFTVIPAGHVGVVDLFGKVSDRTLKPGINLKNPLAVVHKFSVKTQEMKEIMTVPSKEGLSVQLEVSVLFHLNPEVAAEVYKTIGPDYKGIILEPNFRSIARGVTATYEARALYTSERELLAQQIQEQLQAVVSPRGITIENTPLRQVQLPTKLTAAIEEKLQAEQESQRMEFVLDKERREAERKRIEGRGIADFQVIVAEGLSPQFLKWKGIEATEKLATSTNAKTVVIGSGKDGLPLILGGSN; encoded by the coding sequence ATGGACGGATACAGACCACCCATCGGCGGGAAAGGCATTCTCAGCATCATCATCGGAGTGCTGATTCTGATGCTTTTATTCCGCACGTTCACGGTGATCCCCGCCGGGCACGTGGGAGTGGTGGATTTATTCGGCAAGGTGTCGGACCGGACGCTGAAGCCGGGAATCAATCTGAAGAATCCGCTGGCCGTGGTGCACAAATTCTCGGTGAAGACGCAGGAGATGAAAGAGATAATGACGGTGCCTTCCAAGGAAGGTCTGTCGGTGCAGCTCGAGGTGTCGGTACTGTTTCACTTGAATCCCGAGGTCGCGGCCGAGGTGTACAAGACCATCGGCCCGGACTATAAGGGGATCATTCTGGAACCGAATTTCCGTTCGATCGCGCGCGGGGTGACGGCGACCTATGAGGCTCGCGCGCTTTACACCTCGGAGCGCGAGCTCTTAGCGCAGCAGATTCAGGAGCAACTGCAGGCGGTGGTGAGTCCGCGCGGGATCACTATCGAGAACACGCCGCTCCGGCAGGTACAGCTTCCCACCAAACTCACGGCGGCCATTGAGGAAAAGTTGCAGGCCGAGCAGGAGAGTCAGCGGATGGAATTCGTGCTGGACAAGGAACGGCGCGAGGCGGAACGCAAGCGCATCGAGGGGCGCGGCATCGCCGATTTTCAGGTTATCGTAGCGGAGGGTTTAAGCCCGCAGTTCCTGAAGTGGAAGGGCATCGAAGCGACGGAAAAGCTCGCCACCTCGACCAACGCCAAGACCGTAGTCATCGGCTCGGGCAAGGACGGGCTGCCGCTGATTCTCGGAGGCAGCAATTAG
- a CDS encoding DUF1624 domain-containing protein, which translates to MAIVVPESNTHPAFAGKSSLRKSRIASLDILRGLCIVLMALDHTRMYFGPKTLFLDPTDLATTTPLLFFTRWITHFVAPAFVFLAGTGAFLYGNRVGTKALSRFLLTRGLWLLVIEFTVVTFGWTFDPTFSALWVQVIWAIGFSMICLSAIIYLPRSAIFAIGIVLTCFHHVLDPIQTSGNSLISVIWNILHQHTVVKLAPHFALNITYPALPWIGIMCLGYLLGTLYQSDYDPRRRRRWLVGLGSLALLLFLVLRAVQIWAGTERIAYDSALYQLMDFVNMRKYPPSVFFSLNALGQTLLLLAWFDSVRNRVTEFLEVFGRVPFFFYVVHIYFVHALAFIGLAVAGWDLGEWVLTTESYTSQSLATHGFGLGVVFAVWVFVVVLLYPLCRWYGRYKAAHRDRWWLSYL; encoded by the coding sequence ATGGCGATTGTTGTTCCTGAAAGTAATACACATCCGGCCTTCGCAGGGAAGTCTTCTCTGCGAAAATCCCGGATTGCGTCGCTTGACATCCTGCGCGGTTTGTGTATTGTACTCATGGCCTTAGATCATACGCGAATGTATTTCGGTCCTAAGACCCTGTTCTTGGATCCCACCGATCTCGCCACCACTACACCACTCCTTTTTTTCACTCGCTGGATCACTCATTTTGTCGCACCGGCGTTTGTCTTTCTGGCAGGTACTGGTGCTTTTCTGTACGGGAATCGGGTCGGGACAAAAGCGCTGTCACGTTTTCTGTTGACCCGGGGATTGTGGTTGTTGGTGATCGAGTTTACGGTGGTCACTTTCGGCTGGACGTTCGATCCGACCTTCAGTGCGCTCTGGGTTCAGGTGATCTGGGCTATCGGTTTCAGTATGATCTGCTTGTCGGCGATCATCTATCTGCCCAGATCGGCTATTTTTGCCATTGGCATTGTGCTGACCTGCTTTCATCATGTGTTGGATCCCATCCAAACGAGCGGCAATTCTCTAATCTCCGTGATTTGGAATATTCTGCATCAACATACGGTGGTGAAACTGGCCCCGCACTTCGCACTCAATATTACCTATCCGGCTTTGCCGTGGATCGGTATCATGTGCTTGGGGTATCTGTTGGGTACGTTATATCAATCGGATTACGATCCGCGGCGACGCCGCCGGTGGCTGGTGGGTTTGGGAAGTCTTGCGTTACTTCTGTTCCTCGTATTACGCGCGGTTCAGATATGGGCGGGTACGGAGCGCATCGCCTACGATTCGGCACTGTACCAGTTGATGGATTTCGTGAACATGCGAAAGTATCCGCCGTCAGTGTTTTTTTCGTTGAATGCGCTGGGACAGACCCTGCTGTTGTTGGCCTGGTTCGATAGCGTCCGCAACCGCGTGACGGAGTTCTTAGAGGTGTTCGGGCGTGTGCCGTTCTTCTTCTACGTTGTTCACATCTATTTCGTTCATGCATTGGCCTTCATCGGATTGGCGGTAGCGGGGTGGGATTTGGGGGAATGGGTGCTGACTACCGAGTCCTATACAAGTCAGTCGCTGGCTACGCATGGCTTCGGACTGGGAGTGGTCTTTGCCGTGTGGGTGTTTGTGGTTGTGTTGTTGTATCCGCTCTGTCGCTGGTATGGGCGCTATAAGGCTGCGCATCGCGACCGATGGTGGCTCAGCTATTTGTAG
- the tadA gene encoding tRNA adenosine(34) deaminase TadA: MNGGLETFGQSDHERWMREAMREARLAEAKEEVPIGCVIVHDGVIVGRGHNQTESLQYPTAHAEMIAITAAASALGSRRLLDCALYVTLEPCAMCAGAIVLSRIPLVVYGADDPKAGAVMTLYSLLSDSRLNHTCEVIRGVLADECGAMLSEFFSSLRQQKRNDQ, translated from the coding sequence ATGAACGGCGGGCTGGAAACCTTCGGCCAGTCCGATCACGAGCGGTGGATGCGGGAGGCGATGCGGGAGGCCCGGCTCGCCGAGGCCAAGGAAGAAGTCCCCATCGGCTGCGTGATCGTCCACGATGGCGTCATCGTGGGCCGCGGGCATAATCAGACCGAGAGCCTGCAGTATCCCACCGCCCACGCCGAGATGATCGCCATCACCGCCGCCGCTTCCGCACTGGGGAGCCGGAGGCTACTCGACTGCGCGTTGTACGTTACCCTCGAGCCCTGTGCCATGTGTGCCGGGGCCATTGTGCTTTCAAGAATCCCGCTGGTGGTGTACGGAGCCGACGATCCCAAAGCCGGAGCCGTCATGACTCTCTACTCGCTCCTCTCCGACAGCCGCCTGAATCACACCTGCGAAGTGATCCGCGGCGTCTTGGCGGACGAATGCGGAGCGATGCTTTCCGAATTTTTCTCCTCGCTGCGCCAGCAGAAACGAAATGACCAATAG
- a CDS encoding ester cyclase: MSLESNKRAVHRYCEELFTAGKLDVADELLTDDIIFSGPFGTVRGREELKRFVAMLRQAFADFRMSDELNIAEENRVASLFTMSGLHRGDYHGIPATGNSMSVRGIDIFRFSGDRIAEIVAVIDSLMLMQQLGIVAVQT; the protein is encoded by the coding sequence ATGTCTCTCGAATCCAACAAGCGGGCGGTGCATCGCTACTGCGAGGAATTGTTCACCGCCGGTAAACTGGACGTCGCCGATGAGCTGCTGACCGACGACATAATCTTCAGCGGGCCATTCGGTACGGTACGCGGTCGCGAGGAATTGAAACGTTTCGTGGCCATGCTCCGGCAAGCGTTCGCCGACTTCCGCATGAGCGATGAGCTGAACATTGCCGAAGAGAACCGTGTGGCCAGCCTGTTCACGATGTCCGGCCTGCACCGGGGTGACTACCACGGGATCCCCGCCACCGGAAACTCCATGTCCGTTCGCGGCATTGATATTTTTCGCTTTTCCGGAGACAGAATCGCGGAAATCGTGGCCGTGATTGATTCGCTCATGCTGATGCAGCAGCTCGGGATCGTGGCCGTGCAAACCTGA
- a CDS encoding glycosyltransferase — translation MNTLYFICPDDNRPAGGIKVLYRHVDILNRNGYQAAIVHKKKEFRSTWFENQTRVELHSRIQPDRFDFVVIPEVFGPRLADVFPGTKKIIFNRNAYDTFIGYSLDPRDLTTAYHHPDLVRVLVVSEGSRRYLTRVFPDLNVQRIHGSVDASLFPFRELTDKKPLISFWGREHREDAVQVVSILKFRGVLDELDAVSIEDVSEREVAAVLERSLIFLSFGFRDDFPSRSLEAMLSGCLVVGYHGMGGRECFNPEWSWPIEAGDIINFATATEEIINTFHKSPHLLQEKARKARDFVTREYSRDREERDVLAFWDDLMFEHGRDAIAEAP, via the coding sequence GTGAACACTCTCTATTTCATATGCCCGGACGACAATCGCCCGGCGGGCGGAATCAAGGTCTTGTACCGCCACGTGGACATCCTGAACCGGAATGGATATCAGGCTGCCATCGTTCACAAGAAAAAGGAATTTCGCAGCACGTGGTTCGAGAATCAGACCCGCGTTGAACTGCACTCACGCATTCAACCGGACCGCTTCGATTTCGTGGTGATTCCCGAAGTGTTCGGCCCCCGCCTGGCCGACGTCTTTCCCGGCACGAAGAAGATCATCTTCAATCGGAACGCGTATGATACGTTCATCGGGTATTCCCTCGATCCGCGCGATCTCACCACCGCCTATCATCATCCCGATCTGGTGCGGGTGCTGGTGGTATCGGAGGGCAGTCGTCGCTATCTGACGCGGGTGTTTCCGGATCTGAACGTGCAGCGAATCCACGGTTCGGTGGACGCGAGTCTGTTTCCGTTTCGCGAACTGACCGACAAGAAACCGCTGATCAGTTTCTGGGGACGGGAACATCGCGAAGACGCCGTTCAGGTCGTGAGCATTCTCAAGTTCCGCGGGGTCCTCGATGAGCTTGACGCGGTGTCCATCGAAGACGTGTCGGAACGCGAGGTGGCGGCAGTTCTCGAGCGGAGTCTGATCTTTCTCAGCTTCGGCTTCCGGGATGACTTTCCATCCCGATCCCTCGAAGCCATGCTGTCGGGTTGTCTGGTGGTCGGATATCACGGAATGGGCGGCCGCGAATGTTTCAATCCGGAGTGGTCGTGGCCGATCGAAGCAGGAGACATCATCAACTTCGCGACGGCGACCGAAGAGATTATAAATACGTTCCACAAGTCTCCCCATCTTCTGCAGGAGAAGGCGCGCAAGGCTCGTGACTTCGTGACCCGCGAGTACTCCAGGGACCGCGAAGAGCGCGATGTTCTCGCGTTCTGGGATGATCTCATGTTCGAGCATGGCCGCGACGCTATTGCCGAAGCACCCTGA
- a CDS encoding transcriptional repressor, giving the protein MTQVQSTVIEERLQKFQEACRARGLKITPQRLEIFRELASTKEHPSAEDIFERIRVRMPTVSLDTVYRTLSTLNETGIVSRVEVLDDRCRFDANTERHHHFVCVRCKRVVDFEWPGFDHLQIPEELRGVGVIHQPHAELRGVCHACLRKE; this is encoded by the coding sequence TTGACACAAGTCCAATCCACCGTGATTGAGGAACGCCTCCAGAAGTTTCAAGAGGCGTGTCGCGCGCGGGGTCTTAAAATCACCCCCCAGCGTCTCGAGATCTTCCGCGAGCTGGCCTCTACCAAAGAGCATCCTTCGGCGGAAGACATCTTCGAGCGCATCCGCGTGCGCATGCCCACCGTTTCGCTGGATACGGTCTATCGAACGTTGTCTACGCTGAACGAAACCGGCATCGTGTCGAGAGTCGAGGTTCTCGATGACCGCTGCCGCTTCGACGCCAACACCGAGCGTCACCATCACTTCGTCTGCGTTCGCTGCAAGCGGGTGGTGGATTTCGAGTGGCCGGGCTTCGATCATCTGCAGATCCCCGAAGAGCTGCGAGGCGTGGGCGTGATCCATCAACCTCATGCAGAACTTCGCGGTGTGTGTCACGCGTGCCTTAGAAAGGAGTAA
- a CDS encoding YdeI/OmpD-associated family protein — MKIPNSLHVEHRSQWRKWLARNHASQKEIWLVFHKVHTGKPRLKYEDAVEEALCFGWIDSIVQRINDESYAQKFTPRNAGSTWSEPNRKRVQKLMKEGKMTEAGLAAAKEMLEGKAKAPPAGEAPSSLSPELEKMFKANGAAWRSFERTPPSYQKMAIGWVMSAQKEETQIKRLEELIRMSALGKRIGLK; from the coding sequence GTGAAAATTCCCAATAGCCTTCACGTCGAGCACCGCAGTCAATGGCGGAAGTGGCTGGCGAGGAACCACGCGTCCCAAAAGGAAATCTGGCTGGTTTTCCACAAGGTGCATACCGGCAAGCCGCGGCTCAAATACGAGGATGCGGTCGAGGAAGCGCTGTGCTTCGGTTGGATTGACAGCATCGTCCAGCGGATCAACGACGAAAGCTACGCCCAGAAATTCACGCCACGCAATGCCGGCAGTACGTGGTCGGAGCCGAATCGCAAACGCGTGCAGAAATTGATGAAGGAAGGCAAGATGACCGAGGCCGGTCTGGCGGCGGCGAAGGAAATGCTGGAGGGCAAGGCCAAAGCACCGCCCGCCGGCGAAGCCCCGTCGTCTTTGTCTCCCGAACTCGAGAAAATGTTCAAGGCCAACGGTGCGGCGTGGCGAAGTTTCGAGAGAACTCCGCCTTCCTACCAGAAAATGGCTATCGGCTGGGTGATGAGCGCACAAAAAGAAGAGACACAGATCAAGCGTCTCGAGGAACTCATCCGCATGTCGGCGCTCGGCAAACGAATCGGACTCAAGTAG
- a CDS encoding DNA protection protein DPS (play a key role in DNA protection against oxidative stress by oxidizing Fe(II) to Fe(III); induced by iron depletion and hydrogen peroxide), which yields MGKVAREIVVKSGVDVDKLVDLLVKNAAAELTTFYYYTILRVNLIGLEGEGLKAITEAARIEDRNHFEALVPRIYELGGKLPAKMTEFHDLSACPPAMLPSDPTDVKAMLKVLVEAERCAVRGYNAICNLTFGKDHRTYDLALAILQEEIQHESWFSEFLGEGPSGHFMRTDQLSPYVSKFFS from the coding sequence ATGGGTAAAGTTGCCCGCGAAATCGTTGTCAAATCCGGTGTGGACGTTGACAAGCTGGTGGATCTGCTGGTGAAAAACGCGGCCGCCGAGCTGACCACGTTCTACTATTACACGATCCTCCGCGTGAATCTGATCGGCCTGGAGGGCGAAGGCCTCAAAGCCATTACCGAAGCCGCGCGAATCGAAGACCGCAATCATTTTGAAGCGCTGGTTCCCCGCATCTACGAACTCGGCGGCAAGCTGCCGGCCAAGATGACGGAGTTCCACGACCTGTCGGCCTGCCCGCCGGCGATGCTGCCTTCCGATCCCACCGACGTGAAGGCCATGCTAAAGGTGCTGGTCGAGGCCGAGCGCTGCGCGGTCCGCGGCTATAACGCGATCTGCAATCTCACGTTCGGCAAGGATCATCGCACCTACGATCTGGCGCTGGCCATTCTGCAGGAAGAGATTCAGCATGAGTCGTGGTTCTCCGAGTTCCTCGGTGAAGGTCCGTCGGGACACTTCATGCGCACCGATCAGCTCTCCCCCTACGTGTCGAAGTTCTTCTCCTGA
- a CDS encoding DinB family protein has translation MTANDILRAFQFNQLTLTRNLEDVSQEESLAVPRGAENSINWILGHIIGTRAQAIRFMGGEPHWNDDRIDLYAPGKRERFEQEPMSLAELKSALSDSLGILEKTLETFAPRLDESTGRQPMFGDVETALHRTLFLACHEAYHAGQIGLTRRLLGKPGQF, from the coding sequence ATGACCGCCAACGACATCCTTCGCGCCTTTCAGTTCAACCAACTGACTCTGACACGCAACCTCGAAGACGTCAGCCAAGAGGAAAGTCTAGCCGTTCCTCGGGGAGCGGAAAACTCCATCAACTGGATCCTCGGACACATCATCGGCACCCGTGCGCAGGCGATTCGGTTTATGGGTGGGGAGCCGCACTGGAATGACGATCGGATAGATTTATACGCTCCCGGTAAACGGGAACGATTCGAGCAGGAACCGATGTCCCTCGCCGAGTTGAAGTCGGCATTGAGTGACTCGCTGGGGATTCTTGAAAAGACTCTGGAAACCTTTGCGCCTCGTTTGGACGAATCCACCGGCCGCCAGCCGATGTTCGGCGACGTCGAAACGGCTCTCCATCGAACTCTTTTCCTCGCCTGCCACGAAGCGTATCATGCCGGACAGATCGGCTTGACTCGACGCTTATTGGGTAAACCGGGCCAGTTCTGA
- the yedF gene encoding sulfurtransferase-like selenium metabolism protein YedF, translated as MKRTIVIKSDRFGRGDDELGVRLMNSFLRTLLALEAKPDRIVFYNGGVKLLAEGSPVLDVLDELNRAGVLLVACGTCVSHFKLDEKVRSERISNMREIATILMESENVVTV; from the coding sequence ATGAAGCGAACCATCGTGATTAAAAGTGACCGTTTTGGACGCGGCGATGACGAACTGGGCGTCAGGCTGATGAACTCGTTTCTGCGAACGCTGCTGGCGCTTGAAGCAAAGCCCGACCGGATCGTTTTCTACAACGGCGGAGTGAAATTGCTCGCGGAAGGTTCGCCGGTTCTCGACGTGCTCGATGAACTGAACCGGGCGGGCGTGCTGCTGGTGGCGTGCGGAACGTGCGTCAGCCATTTCAAACTGGATGAAAAAGTCCGCTCCGAGCGCATCAGCAACATGCGCGAGATCGCAACGATTCTCATGGAGTCGGAAAACGTCGTGACCGTGTAA
- the corA gene encoding magnesium/cobalt transporter CorA produces the protein MKLPSTLRQALKRRSRQAGRAPGERLEPEFPDLKTTRINAIAYDVEQVEEIEIHEATRISALLSKPGIKWIDVDALRDVKPLQDACEALGLHTLVIEDIINTDQRTKIEDYGEVLFVVLKRFTIGEDGQLSDEQISIVLGKDFVLSVGERETDQFGVVRDYIRSGKPRVRLLHHDYLAYRLMDSIVDSYYGVLDHISNRMDRLEAELVNSPNNSTLPVIFEIKHELLFLRKAIWPLREVLGSLLRDDTPLIRNEMRPFLRDLYDHCVQVMETIETFREMQSGNLDMYMSSLSVRQNEVMKVLTVAATIFLPLTFLAGMWGMNFEFMPELHWRFGYFVAWGIMALLSLGMIVYFKRRRWM, from the coding sequence GTGAAGTTGCCTTCCACTCTGAGACAAGCTCTCAAACGCAGGTCTCGACAGGCGGGACGGGCGCCCGGAGAGCGGCTGGAACCCGAGTTTCCCGATCTGAAAACCACTCGCATCAACGCGATTGCGTACGATGTTGAGCAAGTGGAAGAGATCGAGATTCACGAGGCGACCCGGATTTCCGCGCTCTTATCCAAGCCGGGAATCAAGTGGATTGACGTGGATGCACTGCGCGACGTGAAGCCGCTTCAGGACGCGTGCGAAGCACTCGGTTTACACACGTTGGTCATCGAAGACATTATCAATACCGATCAGCGCACCAAAATCGAGGACTACGGGGAGGTTCTCTTTGTTGTTCTCAAGCGGTTTACGATTGGGGAGGACGGACAGCTGTCCGACGAGCAGATCAGCATCGTGCTCGGTAAGGATTTCGTGTTGTCGGTCGGCGAGAGGGAAACGGATCAGTTCGGCGTCGTGCGGGACTACATTCGCAGCGGCAAGCCGCGCGTCCGGCTGCTTCATCATGACTACCTCGCTTATCGGCTGATGGACTCTATTGTTGACAGCTATTACGGAGTTCTGGACCACATCAGCAACCGCATGGATCGTCTAGAAGCCGAACTGGTGAACAGTCCGAACAACAGCACGTTGCCGGTCATCTTCGAGATCAAACACGAGCTGTTGTTTCTGCGCAAGGCCATCTGGCCGCTGCGGGAAGTGCTGGGCTCGTTGCTGCGGGACGATACGCCGCTGATTCGCAATGAAATGCGGCCGTTCCTCCGCGATCTCTACGACCATTGCGTGCAGGTGATGGAGACTATCGAGACGTTTCGCGAGATGCAGTCGGGGAATCTCGACATGTACATGTCGAGCCTGAGCGTGAGGCAGAACGAGGTGATGAAGGTTCTCACCGTAGCCGCCACGATCTTCCTGCCGCTAACGTTTCTGGCGGGAATGTGGGGAATGAATTTCGAGTTCATGCCGGAACTTCACTGGCGATTTGGCTACTTTGTGGCCTGGGGGATCATGGCCCTTCTGTCGCTTGGCATGATCGTGTATTTCAAGCGCCGGCGATGGATGTGA
- a CDS encoding VOC family protein, which translates to MPRVIHFEIPADDPERAAEFYRKVFDWKIEKWAGPMDYWMCRTGPEGEPGINGAIMHRMSPKTGDSPAAYICTIGVPGFDDYARRVAEAGGSLTMPKQVVPGVGWFAYCTDSEGNLFGIIEENASAK; encoded by the coding sequence ATGCCGCGCGTGATCCATTTCGAGATTCCGGCCGACGATCCGGAACGGGCTGCTGAGTTCTACCGCAAGGTCTTCGACTGGAAGATCGAAAAGTGGGCGGGTCCCATGGATTACTGGATGTGTAGAACCGGCCCCGAGGGCGAACCGGGAATCAACGGAGCCATCATGCATCGCATGAGTCCCAAGACGGGCGATTCCCCCGCCGCCTACATCTGCACCATCGGCGTGCCCGGCTTCGATGATTATGCCCGCCGCGTTGCCGAAGCCGGCGGCTCGCTCACGATGCCCAAGCAGGTCGTTCCGGGTGTGGGCTGGTTCGCCTATTGCACGGATTCCGAAGGGAATTTGTTCGGGATCATCGAAGAAAACGCGTCGGCAAAGTAG
- a CDS encoding cupin domain-containing protein: MTELNSLQPFVFTPPENPPHYVRILAADQTVAMKSGMVTLSPGQSVGEHSTERHEEQLVILEGSGVVVADGMGEQEVSAGQFVYIPPETRHNVIAASDSLLRYVFIVCRVPTGSAP, translated from the coding sequence ATGACCGAGTTGAATTCCCTGCAGCCGTTTGTATTCACTCCGCCGGAAAATCCTCCGCACTATGTGCGGATTCTTGCGGCGGACCAGACCGTTGCCATGAAATCGGGAATGGTGACGCTTTCGCCGGGGCAATCCGTCGGCGAGCACTCCACCGAACGACATGAAGAACAGCTCGTGATCCTCGAAGGCTCCGGCGTCGTTGTGGCCGATGGGATGGGAGAGCAGGAGGTATCGGCCGGGCAGTTTGTTTATATCCCGCCCGAGACTCGCCACAATGTCATCGCCGCCTCCGACAGCCTGCTGCGCTATGTTTTCATCGTTTGCAGGGTCCCAACCGGCTCGGCACCGTGA
- a CDS encoding S41 family peptidase has translation MSSIRSYCGLSAIAGIMFLFLSSALAIPSEPPSVTPEQRTAIVDSAAQIFTEQYVFADIGKRMADYIRKQNKQGAYKELATLPDFTERLTEDLRSISKDLHIRIITALPEDENKAPEDSLAKRERQRAKARRFNFGFQKVECMPGNVGYIKLNQFYAAEDAGPTAIAAMNFLGNCDALIFDLRDNGGGDPSMIQLLTSYLYEKPKFLNMFEIRGQERPDQFWSHAYVPGPRLPNAPVFVLTSDNTFSGAEEFSYNLKNLKRATIVGDTTGGGAHPCNFIPVRSLGVIVKVPFGRAVNPISGTNWEGTGVLPDIVVPQEEALDVAHLEALKPIYEKETDPTLKNALDWLIVGLDAKLHPVQLSVNELRACSGTYGPRVITLEGETLYYQREQGPKRRLIPLKKDLFALDGLDYFRVEFVPDSQGNITEIIGHYEHGQTDSHPRSNN, from the coding sequence ATGTCATCCATTCGTAGTTACTGTGGACTCTCAGCAATAGCCGGCATCATGTTTCTGTTCCTTTCATCGGCATTGGCCATTCCATCGGAACCGCCGTCCGTGACACCGGAACAGCGCACCGCCATCGTGGACAGCGCCGCTCAAATCTTTACCGAGCAATACGTCTTCGCGGACATCGGTAAGCGTATGGCCGACTACATTCGCAAACAGAACAAACAGGGTGCCTACAAAGAACTCGCAACGCTTCCCGATTTCACGGAGCGTTTGACCGAAGACCTGCGGTCCATCTCCAAAGACCTGCACATTCGGATCATAACCGCACTACCTGAGGACGAAAACAAAGCACCGGAAGACTCGTTAGCCAAGCGCGAGCGCCAGCGGGCGAAAGCACGCCGGTTCAATTTCGGCTTCCAAAAGGTGGAATGCATGCCCGGCAACGTCGGCTACATCAAATTGAATCAGTTCTATGCGGCCGAAGATGCCGGCCCGACCGCCATTGCCGCCATGAATTTCCTCGGCAACTGTGATGCGCTGATCTTCGATTTGCGCGACAACGGCGGTGGCGATCCGTCCATGATTCAATTACTCACCAGCTACCTCTATGAGAAACCGAAGTTTCTCAACATGTTCGAAATCCGCGGTCAGGAGCGCCCCGATCAGTTCTGGTCGCACGCCTACGTTCCCGGCCCGCGACTGCCGAACGCACCCGTCTTCGTTTTGACCAGTGATAACACCTTCTCCGGCGCCGAAGAATTCTCCTACAACCTGAAAAACCTCAAACGCGCCACGATTGTCGGCGATACCACCGGCGGCGGAGCTCATCCATGTAATTTTATCCCCGTCCGCAGTCTCGGCGTCATCGTCAAAGTGCCCTTTGGTCGCGCGGTGAATCCGATCTCCGGAACCAATTGGGAAGGCACCGGCGTTCTGCCCGATATCGTGGTCCCGCAGGAAGAGGCTCTCGACGTTGCCCACCTGGAAGCGCTGAAACCTATCTATGAGAAAGAAACCGATCCCACGCTGAAAAATGCCTTGGATTGGTTGATCGTCGGTCTCGATGCGAAACTCCATCCGGTGCAGCTTTCCGTGAACGAGTTGCGGGCTTGCAGCGGCACCTACGGCCCCCGCGTTATCACTCTTGAGGGCGAAACGCTTTACTATCAACGAGAACAGGGCCCCAAGCGCCGCCTGATTCCTCTGAAAAAAGATCTCTTCGCACTGGACGGCTTGGACTACTTCCGCGTGGAATTCGTCCCCGATTCACAAGGCAACATCACCGAAATCATCGGCCACTACGAGCACGGTCAGACCGACTCCCACCCTCGTAGCAACAATTGA
- a CDS encoding DUF4412 domain-containing protein, translating to MYRTTVVLILTFLLVFSARHAARADEWPAVLRDAQAKCERQRTEIRDMVIVEDMVTTTDEGEITAEHTLYRKDGKSRVEMTMHVPQADMGDMKTIIIDDGKDVWMFHSLTGKRKVSSEEAAERSEFRDCWDFTPENSRVVRSETVDGHDCFVVEMTRDDVNHHLWLEKSTSRILQGESFQEDARVRWALSDFRKVLGDYEYPYRIDLFDGQKLMTTMTVKSITANGGLSDDLFDPDQVEMPSMNMEELLQKMFQEAEEDTR from the coding sequence ATGTACCGGACGACCGTAGTCTTGATCCTGACTTTCCTCCTTGTGTTTTCAGCGCGCCATGCCGCACGGGCCGACGAGTGGCCGGCGGTTCTTCGCGACGCACAGGCCAAGTGCGAGCGGCAGCGTACCGAAATTCGCGACATGGTGATCGTGGAAGACATGGTCACCACCACCGACGAGGGAGAAATCACCGCCGAACACACTCTCTATCGAAAGGACGGGAAATCGCGGGTGGAAATGACGATGCACGTTCCCCAGGCGGACATGGGCGACATGAAGACGATCATCATTGACGACGGAAAAGACGTCTGGATGTTCCATTCGCTGACCGGCAAGCGCAAAGTATCCTCCGAGGAAGCCGCCGAGAGATCGGAATTCCGCGATTGCTGGGACTTCACTCCCGAGAACTCGCGAGTTGTCCGATCGGAGACCGTGGACGGGCACGACTGTTTCGTCGTCGAAATGACCCGCGACGATGTCAATCATCATCTGTGGCTTGAGAAAAGCACGTCGCGCATCTTGCAGGGAGAGTCGTTTCAGGAAGACGCGCGAGTGCGCTGGGCGCTGTCGGATTTCCGCAAGGTGCTCGGTGATTACGAGTATCCGTACCGGATTGACTTGTTCGACGGTCAGAAGCTGATGACCACCATGACGGTGAAGTCCATCACCGCCAACGGTGGTCTATCCGATGATCTGTTCGATCCCGACCAGGTGGAGATGCCGAGCATGAACATGGAGGAGCTGCTGCAGAAGATGTTCCAGGAAGCTGAGGAGGACACGCGGTAG